The Desulfatiglans sp. genomic sequence CCAATGCAGTTATTATTCATAAGGGTGAGGTGGCTAACGGACACAGAGGGAGAGGCAAGGATGTCGGTCTGATCGTGCATATGTCCTCTTCGACCAGGTTTTCTGATGATGCTGACGACAGGGCCATTGTTTGCTCGGTTAAGGAGGCTGTATCCTTAGGGGCGGATGCGGTGTCGATTCAGATTCAGTTGGAAAAGGGGAAGGTGAAAAAGGTTCTGGAGGATTTCACTGCAATAGTAGATCAGTCTAATGAGTATGGCATGCCCTTAATGGCTATGGTTTGTCTGAGCGGAGCAAAGAATGAAAAAGGAAAAGAGTATGATGCTGAAAATATAGGGCTTTGCGCCCAGGCGGCATATGAGCTGGGAGTGGATATCGTGAATGTGAATTATACCGGCTCTCCTGAAACATTTAAGCAAGTCGTAGCTGCCTGTAAGGTACCGGTGGTGGTTGCTGATGGTCCCAAAATGGGTAGCGAAAAAGAGATACTGGAAATGGTTGAAGGGGCCATGATGGCTGGTGCAGCAGGGCTTTCAATTGGCCCAAATCTTATTCAGCGTGATGATCTAACAACCATCATAGGCAAGATGAGCAAGATCGTTCACAAAGGAGCGCATGTGGGGAATTTTTATCCTGAAAAAGAGGGTGGAAAAAGGTCTTTTTGGGAGGATAAATAACTCCTGGCATTTGTGACAGTTTTTAATCTGGTTCCCACGGTCTTCGTGGGAACCTTTTACTTTTAATGCTCTGCGTTAATAATCTCGGAAAAGATACATCTGGCTGGAAGCAGATATAAAACATTTAATAGCCAGTATCCCTAATATTTAACCTCCACAACAGTCGAGTGGCTGCCACTGTCTCGTCCCCTACTATGGCCTGTTGAGAGCCTCAAGATCGAACGAGATAGCAAACTAAAACCTGTATGAAAGGCATACGGCTCATGATCCTTTTAAATCTTTACTTTAGCATCAGTTTGCTGTATTAAATTCAAAAAGTATTATCAGCCTCTTACCAATATCCATAAATCAGGAGGGAATCATGGTTTCAGTGATCATCATTATAGCTATTATTGTAGTGCTCGTTGTAATTATTGGCGCCATGTACAATGGTCTTGTCACAACGAGAAACCGTTTTAAAAACGCATTCTCACAGATAGATGTTCAGTTGAAGCGACGGTATGATCTTATTCCCAATCTGGTGGAAACCGCAAAGGGCTATATGAAGCATGAACGTGACACACTGGAAGCCGTTATCGCCGCCAGAAACAGCGCCATGGATGCTAACCGGAGAGCTTCTGCCGATCCGGGTAACCCCGAGGCCATGAAATCACTTTCCGGTGCTGAATCCATACTGACAGGAACCCTAGGCCGGCTGTTCGCCCTTGCTGAAAGTTATCCCGATCTCAAGGCAAACCAGAATATGCTGCAGGTTCAGGAAGAACTGACATCCACGGAAAATCGCATAGCCTTCGCGCGTCAGGCATTTAACGACGCTGTAACTTCCTATAATATCACCTGCGAAAAGTTCCCGAATAATATCATCGCTGGCATGTTCAACTTCAATGCCGCAGAACTTCTTGCGGCTACAGAATCATCCGAAGAGAGAAAAGCTCCCAGGGTTTCTTTCTAAAAGAAAAATTAAATCATGGATTTTTTTTCAGAACAGTCCAGGTCAAGAGGGAAAACAACACAGCTTGTTATTTTGTTCATAATCGCTGTCGCGGGAATTGTTTTATCCGTGTATACAGTGATCGTGATAGCCTTTGGTTTTTTTATATCACAGGGCGCTTCTCACTCAACACGGGTTTTACACTGGTTCAACTGGGAGCTTTTTCTCGCGGTAAGCATCATAACCGTTCTTGTAATAGCGATCGGCAGTATATTCAAAATTATAGCTCTTGGTAAAGGCGGAAGTTATGTGGCTGAAAGCCTGGGCGGGATGCTGATCAACCGCGGGACCACAAACGCTGATGAACGAAAACTGGTTAATGTTGTTGAAGAAATGGCTATTGCCTCCGGAATCCCGGTTCCCCAGGTGTATGTGCTTGACGGTGA encodes the following:
- a CDS encoding fructose-bisphosphate aldolase (catalyzes the reversible formation of fructose 1,6-bisphosphate from glycerone phosphate and D-glyceraldehyde 3-phosphate), translated to MTSIGKKIRMERIFDRISKNTIIVPMIHGSGTGPIGGANDMNKAVDKVARSGANAVIIHKGEVANGHRGRGKDVGLIVHMSSSTRFSDDADDRAIVCSVKEAVSLGADAVSIQIQLEKGKVKKVLEDFTAIVDQSNEYGMPLMAMVCLSGAKNEKGKEYDAENIGLCAQAAYELGVDIVNVNYTGSPETFKQVVAACKVPVVVADGPKMGSEKEILEMVEGAMMAGAAGLSIGPNLIQRDDLTTIIGKMSKIVHKGAHVGNFYPEKEGGKRSFWEDK
- a CDS encoding LemA family protein, which produces MVSVIIIIAIIVVLVVIIGAMYNGLVTTRNRFKNAFSQIDVQLKRRYDLIPNLVETAKGYMKHERDTLEAVIAARNSAMDANRRASADPGNPEAMKSLSGAESILTGTLGRLFALAESYPDLKANQNMLQVQEELTSTENRIAFARQAFNDAVTSYNITCEKFPNNIIAGMFNFNAAELLAATESSEERKAPRVSF